The Magnolia sinica isolate HGM2019 chromosome 3, MsV1, whole genome shotgun sequence genome includes the window TGTACGAAATTCGCGTCCCCATCCAGTCAGCCACAGTCGCACGTGTCGAGTGTACCGCGAATGGACTAGTCAACATCTCCTCGCGCGAATAGCTTAAAAGTAATTTGTTTTATAAACCAAACCATAAAGACCCTTCTCGGGTCCTGTACTTGAGAGTTCCCGATCCATTTCTGCCCCGAAAGTGTAAAAAAAATGCAGGCAATTCTCTTCCCAAACTGTGGCCTTGGATTTCCCACGTGCCCAGCCTTCAAATCCACGCTCCGAAAATCCATCTTCTCTGACAAAGGTATCGTACCTCTTTcccaaacctaaccctaatttcctACCATATTGCGTTATTTCTAAGCTTCTAAATGAATAGAACTGATCTGATTTTGGCGACGGCAAACGTAAATTCGAGTACATTTTATCTTGGAATCGATGCGCGTTCGAATTCGACACTGAGATTTTTCAGGAATTTGAACGAAGGACCCGTTTTCTTTATTTATTCTACTTAGATGGTTTGTTTGGATGCTCAAGTGAAAAGAATTGCAATAAGATTCAGTATAGAAGAAATGACCGAAGTGGTATTGGTAAAAGTGGTCACGCTCGAGTCGGAAAACGCTGTATGTGTGATTTAATAGAAACAAATTAAGAAGAGAAGATAGAAAATAAGGCCACTTTGAAGGGGGTCAAGCAATTTgcattcttttttctattttctttattacATTCTCTACTCTATTTAATACCaataaatcaaatttcaaatAACATCTAGCTATTTCTAATGCTAAAATGAGATAAGGAGAATATCATCTCATTTATTTTTGCTAATCGCATAATTCTTTTATTTTGAacttcaaattgatgaaaattcaAAATGGTAGTTGATGATGACGCCACGTCAGCCGGACCCTGGTACATTGATGATGGTACATATCATTCTCACCCCCTTGAAAATGTCCTTGTCCTCAAGGCAGCCCGCTCCTTAAAAACTACAGCTGTCAGGTGATGCCAACTTCTACGACGGAGTCTTCCTCCTCCACTACATCTTCTTCGGAACCCATGAGAATGGCTAATTGCGCCTTACATGGGTGACCCATGCTAAACTTTTCATCATAGTTATAGCGTAGTCCACGTCTTGGACGTTCTTGTGTTTCTTCTAAAGTCAACTGCTTGGTGGGCAGTGTGTCCTTGGGTGAAGAAGTCGTTATATAGGTAAAAGATTTTGTGCCTCTTCATGGAGTGACGCCATTTGGAATGCTTCTACAAGAGTGAATATGTTGAGAAATTTTAAACCCCACTCGAATATCTTCATGCAACCCTGAAATGAAACACCCAATTAAGAAAGATTCGGGCAATCGCAAGGTGCGATTTGCTAATCTCTCAAAATGGGATTGATAGTTTCGAAATATGGTGGTTTGTTGTAGCTTGGACAACTCGCCACTAGGGTCTTTACTATATGTGGGTCCAAAGTGCACACCAGTTCATTTCACCGATTGTCTTCTTCATCTTACTGATACCATGGAATGGCATCACCAGAAAGATGAATTGTAGTGAGCCCCACCATTTGATCATCCGAAATTTGGTTGAACTCCTGAAATTGCCTGGCCATGTAAATCTAGCTGGCGGGATCATGACCATcaaatctaagaaaatcaagcttAATTGATCGATGGCATGCCTGATTTTGTTTTGAACCTCCAGATTTGGGTGTAGCTCTATTTGACGCCCTCTCTTCTTGCATGAGTTACACAGAAGAAGCAATCTGTTCAAAACATTTCAACATGTCCTGTAGTTAACAATAAGGCCACTTCGACGGTGGTCAACCTCCTTAAGCAGTTTGCattcttttttgtattttctttattAAGGATAATATCATCTCCTTTATTTTTGCTAACCGCATAAGTCCTTTATTTTGAACTTCAAATTTCTGAAAATCCAGAATGGTAGTTGATGATGACGCCATGTCAGCCGGACCATGGTACGCGGATGATGGTATATTGAATTGTTGTGAATTAGTATGCATCAAAACACAGGCTTATATGGTTTCAATAATGACTGAAACTCTTGTTTCCAGTATTTGTTTATTGCATGTTTGAGTGGGGTGAGATCTGAACGTGGATGTGGAAAACTCCCCTAGAAATCGATCAATGTGGAAAACAGTGGAAATGTTGAATGGACATATGTCAATGTGATTGTTTCTCAGGTATATTTCCATGGAAATGAACCTTGGCAATGGTCACCAGCAAGAGGTGTCTTCCATTATCGTGGAAGTGCCCAAAATCGACTTTTCTGAGGAAGTGAATCATTATGGTCAATTTCCACAGCTACATTTTACAGTACAAGGAACTAAAAACACCATAACATGGATAAGAAATCAATTTTCCTAAGGAATCCTTATTCCCAAACAGCCTCTTAGGGCATTTTTGGGTGTCACTAAGAATGACTTTTTACCCATTTTCTCCGACAAGAATTAAGCAGAAGCATATGGCTGGATTTAAGCTTAACACAGGCCTGCTTAGGTGTCCAGTATGTCTCAAATTTCATCAGAATGGGTTTTACTTAATAAAGAGTTCGATGAACCATTCTATTTTCAAACATATGGCACATATGAACATGTATGTGAGAAACAATCAATCTCCTCCTTGTTAACCTCATTTTTGAAGAAAAAGCAGGAACAACAGCTTTCCCAAAACATGCCAGTCTCTACAGATAATGAGAAATGAGAAGTGGGtggcatccaaacgcaccctcacTTTGTCAGCTATTCATGGAATCAGAGTTAGGTGTTTTCCATTTCCAGAACTATAGATGCCTTCAGAGTAGTCCCAAGGACCCAATTTTCATTACGTGGAAATGATATATTCAAGGAATGATGTAAACAATGACCTAAATAACCATTGTAAAATATTGAAATGCAGGGGCAGGATCAGTTTGTTGTGAATTGGAGAGTCCTTTTCTTTGATCTTTCATGAATATTGAGCGGTTTCAATGATTTGATCCAAATTAGTTCACTAGAGAAGGAAGCCTTTGGTTGATATTTCACTTCTGCCCTTCTGAAATTGTGgatttttggattttgattgtTTACAATGCCAATTTCTTCACAAATTACCAATGAGgtaacttaatcaatttgttgatCATTTTAAAAGGGCTCGAGTACAATTTGGAGCCGGCATTTTCATACTAATGATAATGAGTACAATGCTCAAAATTGATTAGAAGATGGCAGATTTGCTCTATGAGATATGCACATCTCACGTGACGGTCCCACATGTTATGTCAAATAAGATATTCATTAAGCACATCTCATGAAATAAATCACGGCATGCCTATTAGAGGCCCCAAAGTCACATCCTAACCTCATGGTTCATAATAAATCAGACATGTCTTACAAAATAAATTAGCGTGCACTCATTGAAAGGTAACCCTCATAAGCATGTCTTATGAAATAGAGCAAGGGGGATCTAGAGGATACCCTCTATCAAATGCATCTCAAGTGGACAGTTGATGACTCCATGACACACAAGATATACACATTTATTTACCTTGAATTAAACTAAGGGAATACCTTCCAAAGAATTATCCCTCAAGCACACCATCTATAAATGTCTCTACCCCCTTGAATGCATGCAAGATTCTATTTTCTTCATCAACATAGCAGctaattgataataaaaaatgatTGTTGCCTACAGCCTAATttctgacgcagggaaggacatgtagaggtcgagcaccgtcttcctcaaggataactactccgaatccacggggcttctctagactcctcacagaaaagcctcgaatccacgaggaaaaatataaattaattctagaaaattcgaaataactttattgatgatgaaaaacaaGTTTACAACTCTTTAGATAAGGCTACGAACCCTAaggagaagtttcggaatcatactataactaaaactcctagaaatcgcgacttactataaatagtaaacttactatttatagatggtcatgattcctactagtgcgcatggttttcggccaaaactagcaagtgtcctatttggccgacCCATGATGTTCCCCTAATTTTtccaagcacttttcatgttggacacaactcctaaagcccaacgtacgaagagttacaatcaagttaaaacttactaaaaatagtaaaaacgaaaataaacagGGATTTcaactgtcgatctgatggaatctcacaaatttgatgTGGTAtgccgggttgggtggctaaagtagctcgtcctaccccaaaatcatatatggtacgtttgataactcattctggtttgcgagatacgtccattttaagttctgaaggtccggatcacctccgtctccaatcgggccttttctgatccatcttggccatgaaattatccgcgacccgctctacatcaatttctTATCGGTTTTACATTTGCAGGACTGAGGAAAGGAATCGGTGTTTCTTTCAAcacttccattttcgtgcacagcTTTGATATAAATATATAACTACACGACTATGTATATGTGCATGCACGTGCATGTGTTTGTTGAATTATAATGTCCTCTTTCAGTTATTTATAACTTGTACTGGATTGCATCTTAATGAATCAGTGATAGAATATATTGCATGGTCATTTAGCAACTGAGGGATTATTTTGATGCAGCTTATTGAACTTGACAGAGATTGCAGATGGGGCTCTATTCTTTGCTGCTCGAGGAGAACTGATTCAATCATCTGTGTCGAGCATAAGACCCGAGGGAAATAGGAGAAGGCGTTCTCCTAGAAAGAATACTGCGTCTGATAGAGCGGCGGAGGAGGATGAAGAAGAGAAGGTTCCTCAATCGCCTGATGGGGACTCCCCTGAATCATCTAACCAGGAAGAAATCATTGCACTGTTCAGACGGATACAGTCTTCCATCTCTAAAGGAGGATCCGGTACTACCAAAAGGAGGAGCTCCAGCAGTTCTAAAGAAAAGAAGTCAGCCGAGTCAGTTTTGGATGTTTTGAAccaatatccatcaaggaagcaattcCGAGGTAATATATAGATCACTTCATAAAAATATggaattattgaaaaaaaatttgGTCAGTTTGGATCATCCATAGAATGAGGACGGGATTACATGTCCACCTCCCAAAGCGAGGACAGGATGATGATGGGTCTGACCAGTGATTATGCCATTCTCATTTTTGATAAATTTTGCAGATGTGAACATTTAGTGCATTCCATCAGCCACATTTTGTAGGATGCGCCAAGCAGTTCTACTTCTGCTAAATGTGCATCCAACTGCTCCTTCTGGGGTGTTGTTTGATATGTGTATTTTTTGGTTGAAAGATttagaggaaaaagaagaagaagaagaaaagaaatcacTTTTCTTGGGATGGGTGATTTGACTATTTCCTGCTCTCTGTTGCCCTTAAACTCATCAATAGCTGCAATGCAATTGCAGTGAGTTTGTAGTTTCTAGTTATAATTGTTACTTCTTGTAGAAGGTTGGTGTAATTACTTCTGGGGTTGACCCGATCATGGCCTTTCTTTCTGGTCTTGAGCTTGTCAAGCAATCAGTTGATGGTGGTTTGCAGATTCTTTCATGGGAGAGgtggtgcttcttcttcttcttttggcagATTTTAGAAATTTGCCCATATGAAACTCACTACCCTGAAATTCTCCTATATGAAAATTTCTACAAAATGATGCCACTTCTGGcccttgttttattctgagaaaCTAGGGATTCTGAGAAACTAGGGAGTTCCTGATGTAGTCCCCAATTGAAACATTGGAGTTTATCTTCAGTTATTGAGGACAATTCACCTTTCCAATGCATTTTTTCTCTCATAGTATTTTTGAAGCATCATACCTATAACACAGCATCGCGTTACCTTTTCAGTAATGCACTGGCAAGCATGTTCAGCATTATGTGGAACCATCAGAATTATGTATGTTGTCTCTGTGTGCATCTTTTTGTCCTTTCTTCACCATTTCGAGTTAGTTTTGATGTTCCTTGAGCAGTGGGATTGGCTTTCTGCTAAAATTATTATTCAGGGTGGGGATCTGAAAAGCATTGATTGTTGATTTGCAGCAGAAAAAATGGAAACCCATATCCCACATACAGTATGCTAGTTTTGATGTCACCCCAAATGCTTGGCTGAACGGCTAAACATGCTTTTTTCCATGAATTGCCGAAACACTTGGGGCACTTCCAAATGGTGCACCCAAGGTTCATCTCCTGCAGCCGTAGTTGCATTTTCATTTtgaaaagaataagaaagaattCGAGCTGTAAAGTAGCAGCTTTGGGTTGTCTGTTCTATTCCGAACATCATGTGATAATGGTGTGTTTTAAATGTTCATGTTGAATCTTCAATGCTTCTATGTTCTTTGGTGTCTGTTTGATCCCGACCTGCTTCGATTGTGATACCTGCTATGCATATAGATAAAGGTCCGAGCAAGGAAGAGAATGGAATGTTGCCTCGGAAGACTCCTGCACTCAGGAAAGAACCTATAACAAAGGAGGATTCACTGAAAGAAGAATTCAAATTATCAAGACCCCCATCAAATTTCGTGAAGAGGTCGCCAATCCCATCACCACCAATGCTGAAAGAAAAGGTTGGGGAGGTGAACGAAGATGGATTACCAGCTGTGGTTGCAGTGAAGGATTCGGAGCTGCAGAGAGTTCATGGGATGAAGCTTTCGGAGCTGAAAGAGCTTGCAAAGTCCAGAGGAGTTAAGGGTTACTCGAAGCTGAAGAAGGGAGAACTGGTGGAACTGTTGAAAGGGTTGTTGCAGTCCTAGTTTTCTTTGtatcttttctttcttgttgtgGAAAAAAAAAGTAAGAAGGAAGAAGTCTTCTGCTCTTTCATCTGCTTCCTTTGTCTGATAGAGCGTTTTTTTCTGGTTGAGTTGCATGACCTAGTTCATTGAAGCTTCATGTAAAATTAGTAAGAACAATAGAAAACATTTTTTTGGCTGTACTTGTATTCTTGGGTTGTGGAATGCTAATCATAGTTTAGTGATGCTTCTCAATGACACATAGCGGATTTcaagtctttttttttaaagggtgtgtttggatgaaaAATGAATTGGAGTGCAAAAAGTCGGTTAAAACAAGTGGATGTGACCAAATTCTGGTAATATTTCCTACTATTCATGATGAGGAAGTGATTTAGGTCGTGGCATGGATACATTCCTAGTATGGCTGGACCCAAAGAAGGCCAAATGGAAGTGGAAGTAATCCGTTAGATCTGGGCCAATCCTATGAAGGGCAAGACATAATTGGGCCCCAGGGGTGTCCGGTTCGAAGAAATTCAATTTGCATAGAGGGAGAAATTGTTGTTTGGAGTGTGAATCGTAAATTGACAGTAACTTTTGATCTGAGTAATGTTACAAGACATACAACCTAGAGAAGCTAAAAATTTATAAATCCAAAACTTGCTTGTCCCGAAGATTAATTGTAATTTGGGGTTGAGTATTGTGCTGGTTTGGATTCGTTTCCATTAAGAAGGAGAGCTGTGTTTGGATTTTGCTAGATGACATCCTAGAGATAACATGCCCCATATGTTATATTTGCTCCTTGCCAAGGCAAACAATTGGTTCTATTGCCAAGCAATGTATTTATTTAAAGGATGTTGAATATGATCCTTAGATGTGCCAACAACCTTGTGATCTTGCCAAGTGCAATAATATACTAGGATGTCATCAAAGAAGACTGGACAAACTGGCTTTAATAAGCCCGAAACAAATCATTCATAAGAACTTGAAATGTGGACAGTACAGTAGTTAAGCTGAAGGCTAGAAACTCATAATGACCATTTTGTGTCGAAATGCAATTTTGTTATCCTCCTTGCGGATCAAAATCTGATGATATCTTGAACAAAGGTCCAGGTTAGTGAAGAAGGCGACACAATGAAGCTTGTCAAATAACTCATCAATTATCATAATCAGATATCAGTCCATTATCGCATATAAGGCATGGTAGTCAGCACACATGTGCCATGAGCCATCGTGATTGTGCAGAAGTAGTACAGGGGATGAATAGGGGTGGTACTTGTTCTTATTTTTCCAGCTCAAAGTAACTCCCAAACAATCTGTTTCAATTTCTTCTTGAAAATGTGGAAATCAACTAGTCCGAATGGTTATTCCATGGCTCCCTAGAAtcatttttatggcatgatcATGGCTTCTTAGTGGAGGAAGGCTGGTTGGCTCTTCGAAGATGTCCACACATTTAGCAAGCAGTTGTGTTGGATTCAGGGGTGGAAATCTGGTTTCTCCATTTCTGTTCCGGGGCATAGTTTAAGAAAGATGCACAAAGCCAGCGAATGGATTGACTTCCTTATATTAGCTTCTGTCACATTGTCATGAAAGGTGGTAGTCACTCCTTTAAGCAGTATCATTTCATTCTCATGAAAAAATTGCATACAAAGATAGGTGAAATCCCAAATGATGAGGCCAAAGGTGCTGAGCCAGTGTGTCCCCAACACCAAGTTGCACATGCCAAGAGGCAACTATTGTACATCAGCCATGAAACATTCTAAATTGTAAACGGCATTGTGGGATACATACCCTTGCAAGTTAACTTGGCATCATTGGCAAATGTAAGTATGTAACCTGAAACTTACCATCATGCCTAATGTTTCCTCCCACCTTTTCGGGCCAATGTTACATGTATGAAGTTGTGAGTGCTAATCGAGTTAATCAGAACAACAAACAAGGTGGTGCTTTATCGTCCcttgaacttgtatttaaaaaatCTCATGCTTCTCTTCAGCATTATCAATGGTTGTTTTGGTTGTCACATCTGCCTCCAAGTTCGATTCCCCTGCCTCAATGAGAAAGAATTGTTGTGCTTTACAGCAATGCTCGGATGAAAACTTCTCATTGCAATTGTCGTTTTGGTTGTCACAACTTCTTGAGAGCCATCGGAATGTTTATTCGTCGTCGAACCTGCGAGCAGCATGTCTGGATTGTGAGCAGCATGTCTGGATTGTGATCATGTTTCTGTTCTTGCTGATTTTGTGAGTAGATAATGTTTCTGTTCTTACCTTGTAATTGCCCTGGCCCAAATATCGCCCCGTTGATGAGTTTACCAGTCTAATTATTGAGCTAAGGCACGTAAATGGCAGGGCCACCTTTGATTTAAAATTGTGGCTATTTTTTTTATGCTTCATCTCCATTCTTACATATGCCGTATTGCCTTTGCCTCTACGGGAATGGTGTTGTGGCTGGTATATGCTAAGACATGGAACCTTCTCACTCCAATAACCATGCACGCATGCTGGAGCTTGGGTGCTGGAACTTGGGTGTTGTCCTCAAGCTTATGTTTCTTCAAGTGATTTGATTTGCCGATAATACCAGACAATTCTTTGGTCTTTTTTTTGTTTACTTATTTCTACTTCTAATGGGACTTTTGCTTTACGTCTCTcagatgtcttttttttttttttaaatggcttTTTAAAGATACTCTTGGATTTGTACTCACACTACTTACTCACAAGCATGCTTGCCACTGAGGTGTCTTAGTGTGGCAGGTGGTTCATCAAAATGGCATATAAGGAAATGAAAAACAGCCTGCATTCAACATGCATGCATGGCCCATCTAATTAGAAGTTGAGAATATGTCCTTTCTCAGCCAAGGCTCATACAAAGTAGGTTCATTTTATGGACGGCAGGGAATGGGGATCTTCCTGTTCCATGTCTGTGTAGTATGGCTAGGTGTACAGAGGCaggtttttatattttcatgAGACTGCACGTCGAGTAAATTCATTTCTGCACATCTTCCAGTTCCATGTTTATGTAGAGTCATCCTAGTAGATATCCAGCCTACCTGTTTCTGCTTTTGATAGCAGACTTTTACTTTATTCTTATGTCTTGATATTTTTTTATAGCTTTCTAAAGGCACTATTGGATCCCTACTCACACTACTTTAACTTGCAAGCATGCTTCCCAACGTGGCATCAGTGTAAGGCAGGTGGTTCAACAGAAcatcatccaaaaaaaatgaaaagcggGCCACATGGGCCCATCTGATTAGAAATTGAGAAGATGTCCTTGTTGGCTGAGGCACAAATAAAGTAGATTCACTTTATGAACGGCAGGGATTTTTCTTGTCCACATCTGTGTAGTATGGCTAGGAGTTTGGAGGCAGGTTTAAATGTTTACGAGACTGCACATCGAGTAATTTCTGCACATCTTTCTGTTCCATGCTTTCTAAAGTCATCATGATAGATAATCGGTCTGCTTATTTATGCTTTTAATGGCAGACTACTGCTTTACTTTATTTTCAagtcttcttatttttttaatttctttttaaagGCACTCTTGGATCTCTACTGATGCTGCTTACTCTCACAATCATGCTTCCAACTACTACAAAAAATTAGAGGTATCTTTGTTTCATGCTTTTAGGCAATGATTGAATTAGAGGTATCTTTGTTTCATGACTTTTCAATTTGAGTTCTTTCCCTTATCAGGTtgtctttgattttattttattaatattttttataCATGACTTAGTTTTTGAGAACCGCATGCCAATTGAATTGGATCGTAGCTGCTCTAGTAATGTTAGGATGGAGCATAGGCTAGGCTTCTCGTAGTGAATATCTTGTAGATATGTAACTTATGTTTGCACCTGGATGCTTGGAACTCCAATCTATTAACCTCTGGAATGTCCATTGAGTTCAACCCAATATTGACAGGCCAATGAGTAAAAATCGCAGTGATCGAATgattctaaccgtccaattgtAGATTGAAAAAACAGAAGGTTACAAATGAAGGTCAATGCTTGGATAAATAGGATCATCCGATCGATAGTGATCCAGATTGACTGATTGACTGTACACATGTCCATATGCAACTAGTAGCATGCTAGAAGTTATAGTGCAATGACAGCACCGCCTCATTTCTCATTTAAAATGCCTAATATGTGGCATCTTGTTGAACATCAAACGTCTCATCGAGCCGTTATAGCCTAAATTTTCTCAAGGGGTTGTTTGCAACATGGAATGAGAGGGATTTGCTGTTTTTCGGGTGTTTGATGGCTAGGAATGggagagatttggatttgagaggaATCCAAATCCTCCAAAAGGGCTCCTTTTTAACTCCCACTTCAAATCTTTGGCTTCAAATTGAtaaggacatcgtgcacacgcacgcccacaCACCACCACCtatacgcacgtacgtacgtagaaggaggaacccaccattgatctggctcgatgatgacatccagggagggcatcctaactagaagacaagttttggttcagaaaagtgggcctgatagtcaagaaaagcccaccatgggatctcatgatcgtggccaactcgtcggattgattttatattttaggttttgctgaTTGTTATTacttagaacatcgtgaacgctttagatttctttgtttggtttttaatttagtttacttcattgccaagtaataggttgcgcacatgatgTGAGTTTTGGGTTATAggatttttcttataaataggcaccccttgtagttcttttgattcattaaagttaataaaaaaattgctattttatttttctgctctcttcatgagttgtggaagaattcaaaagtgggtgcgaagccctcccttttcgaagggctaactattgtggtgcgaagccacatcgattcTGATTCACCCATATCCTCCATCATCTCTTTTTTTCATCTTCgaccaccatccgtacttcgaattcgtccttttgttgcattagTTTTCTTTATTACAGCACGTTTCCAGATTTCAGCCCGCAGgcaagctgaaacttcggcggagcaccacgcacaagccGTAGCTCGGATTGACCAAAAACTTCGGAGTTTTGGAGCATctccctggctgaccagggccaaggagaGCTTTTCTGCAAACGACGCCCCCTCACACGTGCGGAGGGGTACCTACGCACGTGCGAGCGCCTCAGGTCTGCTGCCCATACGCAGGAtagtcttttggctcaggtttttgtcctattttatcctctcatagctatTTTTtatgaatcctagccctagattacgttttctCTAAGATATTTGTcaattttctcaccctagggttccttgaattgagattgtggaatcccttggatcagggactgattcttatgcatgtgtgattgatttctatttccctttaagtattgtttggttcataattttcattgatccagctTAACGTGTGTAagcctagacccgcatagattcccctttaattgaatgtttggattttcatgtgggatgtggaatttgtgtgattgtttttgaACTGGTATGATTtgagcctgaaatcttgcatatcatatttaaattcatgtcttgcatcaaatttggtatcagagcctagggttcttgtaggagaATTCActacatatttagggtttagtttgtttgagtccttcatgcatttagtccatcatatatagctgaattttagtaatggTGTAGTCtgcttcatatagagtctcgtaggatCATTTagttttagacgcatatagttctCATAGTAGGTttttaggttgagcaagtcagt containing:
- the LOC131240972 gene encoding SAP-like protein BP-73 isoform X2, which codes for MQAILFPNCGLGFPTCPAFKSTLRKSIFSDKDGALFFAARGELIQSSVSSIRPEGNRRRRSPRKNTASDRAAEEDEEEKVPQSPDGDSPESSNQEEIIALFRRIQSSISKGGSGTTKRRSSSSSKEKKSAESVLDVLNQYPSRKQFRDKGPSKEENGMLPRKTPALRKEPITKEDSLKEEFKLSRPPSNFVKRSPIPSPPMLKEKVGEVNEDGLPAVVAVKDSELQRVHGMKLSELKELAKSRGVKGYSKLKKGELVELLKGLLQS
- the LOC131240972 gene encoding SAP-like protein BP-73 isoform X1 translates to MQAILFPNCGLGFPTCPAFKSTLRKSIFSDKEIADGALFFAARGELIQSSVSSIRPEGNRRRRSPRKNTASDRAAEEDEEEKVPQSPDGDSPESSNQEEIIALFRRIQSSISKGGSGTTKRRSSSSSKEKKSAESVLDVLNQYPSRKQFRDKGPSKEENGMLPRKTPALRKEPITKEDSLKEEFKLSRPPSNFVKRSPIPSPPMLKEKVGEVNEDGLPAVVAVKDSELQRVHGMKLSELKELAKSRGVKGYSKLKKGELVELLKGLLQS